The nucleotide sequence GGACGTACAGGTCGTCCAAGTCTCCCAATGTCAGAAGGTAGGCGAGACCGTTCTGCTCCAGGTGCCTTCTCACCTTCCGCTCCCCGCTGTTGTTCTCCACGCAGACGGCGTTGACGCATGTCCTCTCGAAGTCAAGGGACCGGATCACATCCAGCTCCGCGCCCTCCGTGTCTATGCTCAGAAAGTCAATCCTGTCGATGCCGTGCCTGTCCAGCAGTGTCTGCAACCTGAGCGACGGCAGGCGCATCATCTCGACCCGGCCGCCCTCGCTCTTTATCCTGCGCCTGTGCCGCCTGTCCATCCTGTCCGCTATGCCGCTCAGGGC is from Synergistaceae bacterium and encodes:
- a CDS encoding FkbM family methyltransferase, yielding TGLCVEPIPDVFKELVANRPGSICENVCVSNVEGELEFARVEGVEALSGIADRMDRRHRRRIKSEGGRVEMMRLPSLRLQTLLDRHGIDRIDFLSIDTEGAELDVIRSLDFERTCVNAVCVENNSGERKVRRHLEQNGLAYLLTLGDLDDLYVRAGR